AGATATTGTGGCTGCCATGTGCCGATTGAAAAGCTGGAAAGATACACATCAAGTGCAGAATAAAGCAATAAGGCCCGGTGGAATGCAAAACAATGGCTCCTTCCAGGTGGTGCTGTACTGTGAGAGGTGTGGGGGGAATTGGATGAGACAGAAAGCTCGTCTGGCTGCCTGGCTGTTAGCATTGGACTTGGCAGCTCTCTGCCAGGGAAACGCTGACAGGCAGGCGAGGCTGTCACAGCACATAAGTGCCTCCTCGCACCATCCCGGCTCCTGTAGGGCAGGTCAGCTCTCCCGCGTTCAGAACACGGGCCCAGTCCCACACTCAGACCACAGATCATAATGTGGAACTGGGGAGGGGGAGGCATGTGTCACAGGCTTTATATGGTTGAAAGACTCTGTAAGGTGAGAGAAAGCCACTGGTGACACTGCAGAAATGTGCTCTGCGCGTTGGTAGTTACACTCTTCACTTAATTAAGAGACGGCTTCTGTGATTAAATTGTGCTGAAGGCTGAGCATTTCTGCAAGCAGAGGATTAATGATAACAGTTGGCCCGCTAAAAACAACTCAAGTGCGCAGATTTAGATCGTCTATGTGCGCCTCACAAATCTATGATCCCCTCACAATGTGTTGACAGTTTCTATGCAAAGATTACACTTTCATACTTTCATCAGTCCGGAATGAGCGTGTCCCACAAACTTATCTTAAATTATTGTAATGGCTGATCATTCTGGAGTCAAACTGATCGTTATTTCACACCGCTGGTTTGGTGCATAAATTAGGTAGGGAAAGGACTTTTTTCAGCCTTTctttaaacataaaataaatgactGAGTGTGTGattttctctaaaaaaaaatatatatatatatttttttttggtggtgggggggggctTGGAAGGAAAAGATTGCTGAGAAAAATAACTGCCGAAACAGGCAGCCTCCCTGCTGTGATCAAAGAAATGAAAGatcaaatttattttaaaaaatatccttTCCTCCTAGAAAACCCCAATACATGTAATTACAGTAAATGCCATCTACAGACTGTGAGCCAGGAATTCAGCGTCTTAGTTGGGAGGGAAATTATACCCAGTGTGCTGAAACGTTCAAAAGGTGACGAAGTTACTTCCACAGAAACAcccagtttttaaattgcatttgaAAGAAACCCATTTGTGGTCTACATTATGAGGGACGAGGTAGGGAAAAAATTGTCTACTGTATGCATTTGAAAtaatatgcatgtgtgtgtgtgtgcgtgtgcagcCATGTGTTCCCAGGATGGGAATATGTGTGCTTGTTTGGATTGCCTTACCGTGACCTTTGCTGTTGAATCTGGATGTTTGCATAGCCCATCCCTGTTGTTTTGACTAGCACAGAGTAAGCAGCAGCTTTCTTGGCTGCCTTTCCTCGTTAAAAATATCTGAAGACTTTTGCCATTTCAATTAATTCCATGgcgttaaatatatatatatatgtatacatttaTTGCTAGAgagatgtttttttcccttttttcttgcTGAAGTTGAGGCACACCATTTGACTAGCGCTTGTTGAAGGCAAGAAAAACAAGGcgaatattaaaatatttaaaaggcCTTATAGAAAGGatcaaaagttaaaaaagaCGAGGCAGCGACATTCAATTTTCCCATGCTTTTGAAGGGCTCCTCAGCAATATTATAAGTCAAACCTAACACCCTAAATCCTTCTCCTTGTTGTTTGCTGGATTTCACTGCTCTGGTATCGATCTTTCCCGGCTCGTATAGAAAATCAAAGCCACCTAGAGTGGGAACTCATCTGATTTCCGGCAATAAATTTGTCTTTACAGTCTCTtagtttcagtgctgtgggtAGGTGCGTATTGATACAGGTGTGGATTTTGACCTGCTGAAGGAAGACAAAGAACTCTGGCCTCATCTTTTGGCCTTCAGACTCAATTGCATATTTCAGACACTTTTTCTGATGAGCTGTCTGGCTAAATGTTTTTCGCACCGAGAAATTACAGTATCAATTGAAAGTGACTTTATAGAGTGAGAAGAGAAAGCAGATGGGAAGAGGGAGGATTAAAAGAGACTCAAAGAAAGATGAATTGAGATTATCCTTTTGAGATCATACACTTATAACAGACATGGATTGTATTTATGGCTGGATTGCTTTTTCATGGGAATGAGGAAGGTGCCATTTCAGTATAATACAGACATTCATTCTTCATTATATGCCTGAAATCTAAAagccctttcttctttctcttttttgtctttgttcctCCCTGCAGATGTGCCGCAGACTGATTCGTCCTCCGTCTCCAGTTCATATTCAATGGCAGACAAAGACTGCATTTCTTAGCACCACTGAGTTCAGAAAGTCAGCTTTGGTCCACAGCTAAGCCACAGCCTTCTTTCTTCTACTGACTCTTTGCAAGTCTCCACTTCAGTCCATCACCATGGCCTGTTTTCTGGCATCAGCCTTTCTCCTGGTTCTTCAGACATACGCTGCCCCACCTGAGGCAGGATTTGGGATTACACTGGACGCCGTGGACCTTGACACCGGCCTACTAGCAAATGTCTCTGGAGATGTAACCACATCTCCACCCCCGGGAACAAGCAAACGAGCCCCACATAGTATCATTATTGGGGTACGCAAAGGTGGCACAAGAGCGCTGTTGGAGATGTTGGACATACACCCTGAAGTGGCTGCCGCCGCCACCGAGGTGCACTTCTTTGACTGGGATGAGAACTACGCCAAGGGCTTTGAGTGGTACCGTGAGTTAATGCCCTACTCTTACCCACAccagatcacaatagagaaaacTCCAGGCTATTTCACTTCAGCCCTTGCACCCGAACGTATCTGTGCCATGAACTCTTCCATTAAGCTGCTGCTGATCTTGCGAGACCCAGCTGAGCGGGTCATCTCCGACTACACCCAGGTGTACTTTAACCGGCTGGAGAACCACAAGCCGGTTCAAGCCATTGAAAACCTGCTAGTGCGCAACGGAGCGCTGAATATGAGGTACAAGGCCATTCAGAGGAGCCTGTACGACGTCCACATGCGCAACTGGCTGCGCCACTTTCCCTTAGAACAGATACACATAGTAG
The Pelmatolapia mariae isolate MD_Pm_ZW linkage group LG13, Pm_UMD_F_2, whole genome shotgun sequence DNA segment above includes these coding regions:
- the hs3st1l1 gene encoding heparan sulfate (glucosamine) 3-O-sulfotransferase 1-like1, encoding MACFLASAFLLVLQTYAAPPEAGFGITLDAVDLDTGLLANVSGDVTTSPPPGTSKRAPHSIIIGVRKGGTRALLEMLDIHPEVAAAATEVHFFDWDENYAKGFEWYRELMPYSYPHQITIEKTPGYFTSALAPERICAMNSSIKLLLILRDPAERVISDYTQVYFNRLENHKPVQAIENLLVRNGALNMRYKAIQRSLYDVHMRNWLRHFPLEQIHIVDGDALIRDPLPELQRVERFLNLPPRIVSTNFYFNQTKGFYCIRSDGRERCLHESKGRPHPAVNSTVLQQLRSYLQEHNRTFFRLVKRTFDWQ